The genomic DNA CCTTCTATACAGCAAGCGCCTTTGCATCGGCTAAGGTTGCACACAAATTCTTCGGTGAAAATATCTTCGGAAATAATTTTGTCTTCTATTTGAATCATAAGTTGATAATTTGTTGAATGGATAAAAAAGTATCTATTTTAAATAAGATTAAACTGATGATGATGAGCCAAAGGCTGATTTCCTGCATTGCATATTTTGGCATAAATCTAAGTCCTCTGCTGAGGATAATGCTGATAGGAAGTGCTAAAAATAATAAATATTCATAATTTTTGCCCATATACAAAATGCAGATAATCCCTTGGGTAATGGTGTAAAGTAAAATAAAAGTATATCTAAAACGGCTGCGTGGGCTTTTTTCGTGAAAGTGCATAAAGTGGTTCATCACGGCATAAATAAGGAGTAGCGCAATGGGACTTAAAAAATATAAAGGGTAAAATTGCCTCTGAAAATGCGTAGGGATAAATGGGAGATAGTCTGCATTAAAACTTGTAAAATCAATGAGATACATACCGCCTAAATATGAAAAAACGACCAAAGCTGCTCCAAAAAATAATCGGAATAAATTGAGCCCTATTCTATCCGAAGTGGCGATAAGGTGCGTAATCACGAAAATGAGCATCGCCCAAGTGGTAGGGAGAACCAAGTAGCCCGCCGCCAATAACGAGCCTATAATAAGGTAATAGTTTCTTTTAAAAAGTTCCTCTCGGGTGGTAAGGATGAGGAGAATAAAGGCATTGGTGAATAGATTGATGGCAATCCCGATGTCCAAATCTCCTGTGTAGAACGCAAAAACCAAAAAAGTATAGATGAAAAACGGTAAATGGGTATGGTAATTGAGCCCAATTTTGTTAAATAAAAAATAACCTAACGCTATACCTGCAAAACTAAATAATCCAGAAAATCCATCTAATATATTGAAATCTAACGCGTTAAAACTAATGACCATAAAAAACAACAGTCCAATATATATAGGGATGGAAAAAATTTTTATCTCTTTTGAGAGTAGTCTGAACATTTTTTTATAATTTTGTGCAAAGTTAATTTAAAAAAGAAAAACAATGACTTCTTTCTGGTTATTTTTAAGCGGTTTATTTAAGTGGTCTTTTGGCCTCTATGATGCTACAGGCTATGTGCTCAACTGGATTTTATTCTTAGTAGGCTGTGCGTTTTTTATCTATTGGTGCTATGTGTTAGTAGCCGTTTTAGGCAACAATAAAGATAAAGAATATTACTCTCCTACGGAAGGAAAATTCCCTTACTACGAGCCTGAGCTCTACAAAAAAGAGGATTAAATGAGTTTTTTATAAATAAAGATACCCCAAACTTAATTTTTTTGAGTCTGGGGTTTTGTTATTTTCTTACTTTGTCTTATTTATGGCACGGAATGACCAATACAGGAATAGGCGAACTCTTGGTAAGCTCTTTGGTTAAACTGCCTACAAAAACATCATAAATACCACTTCTGCCGTGGGAGCCCATTACGATATAATCGGCGTTTTTTTCTTGAGCAAAATCAAGGATGATGTCTTTTGCGATGCCTTGTTTTAAAAGATGGCTGCAGTTCACACCTTGGGAGATAATGCGCTGTTCTATCTCGTTCAATTGCAATAATTCTTGCTTAATCTCATTTTTTTCAACCTCTGGGAAATACTGAAAGCCCATATCTCCAATAGCAAAACCTAAATCCGAAGGTGCCACATGGATCAGATGAATGCTGCCATTGGTTTCTTTAGCAAATTTTACGGAGGCATCTACCAAAAAATCAGTAGTTTCTCCAAAATCGATAGGGAGGATAATCGTAGTCATAACGCTGTATTTTTTGTCCTATAAAGTTACAAAAAAAATCTAAATCCGCCAGTGGGTTTTATAAAATTCTAATATCCAAAACCTTTTGCCCTTCTAAATAGCCTTCCAAAACATCATTCTCCACTACTTGACCCACGCCTTTTGGAGTTCCCGTGAAGATTAAATCACCAACGCGGAGGGTAAAATATTGAGAGGCAAAAGCAATGATGTCTTCTGGAGAAAAGAGCATCTGTTGCGTGCTGCCCTCTTGCACCAGTGTTTTATTTTTATGAAGTTGGAAACGAAGTTGCGAGAGGTCAAATGCCGCTTTATTAAAAAATGGACTGACCACGGCAGAGCCATCAAAACCTTTGGCTAACTCCCAAGGGAGCCCTTTGGCTTTGAGCTGACTTTGTAGATCTCTGGCGGTAAAGTCAATCCCTAAGGCGATGTCTTCAAAATGCTTGTGCGCATTTTCCTTTAAAATATATTTGCCACCTTTGGAAATTTTGAGCACCACTTCAAGCTCATAATGAATGTCTTGTGAAAACTCAGGAATGTAGAAATCTTGACCTTTAAGAAGCGCCGTGTCTGGTTTCATAAAAATAACGGGTTGTTCGGGAACCTCGTTGCCCAGTTCTTGGGCGTGTTCCGTATAATTTCTTCCGATGCAGATGATTTTCATAAGCGACAAATTAAGATTTTAAAAATAACTACGGCTTAAAATTTCCTTTTGAGTTGCAGGTTGGTCAGCACTTTTTTGGTGTATAGCGGAAAGTCGGCATTCTGAACCCAACCAAAATAACCAGGGTCTTTTTCTAAAATATCAGCCACCAACTGCCCTTTGTATTTTCCGAAAGTAAACACCTCTTGCTGGTGATGATTCAAACCGATAAAACCTGCCAAATCCACAAATTTCTGATGGTACGAAAACTCACTAAGTCCGTTAATATCTTTGGGAAGATTAGGATATTTTCCCACTTGGGCATCTAAAATTTCAAAAGTGGCGAGGGTATCAGCCTCGGCGGAGTGGGCATTTTCTAAAGTTTTATGACAATAAAACTGATAGGCAGCACTCAGGTTGCGCGGTTCCATTTTATGGAAAATCACTTGGGCATCTACCAATTTAATTTTATTCAAATCAAAATCAACGCCCGCTCTTAGGAGTTCTTCGGCTAAAAGAGGCACATCAAAACGGTTAGAATTGAACCCACCTAAATCGGCGCCGTGTAGCATTTCCATAATTTTTGGTGCTATGGCTTTAAAGGTAGGTGCATTTTTGACCATTTCATCTGTGATGCCGTGTATGGCAGCGGCTTCGGCAGGGATATGCCTTTCTGGGTTAACCAGCCAAGTTTTGCTCTCGCGAGAGGCATCTGGATGGATTTTTAAAATGCAAATTTCTACAATTCTATCTTTAGAAATATTGGTGCCTGTGGTCTCTAAGTCAAAGATACAGAGTGGTTTATGGAGTTGTAAATTCATGATTTTTAAAGTTGTTTTTTGTGGTTATTGTGGCGTTTTGGTTTGTGGCAATACGATCACGGAAATCAGGATGTAATATAAAATTACCAACGGAATACCGATGATGCCCAACCCAACTAAAATCAAAAGGCTCCCAAGGACCAAAACCAATGCAGGGATGTTGTCTTTTAATTTTTTGGATTTAAATTTCATCGCCATCATTTTTATGGGGCTAACCAACAGCCAAGAGGAAACGATGGTGATGAGCAACAATACCCACGGATTTTCTACAATAGTGGCGAAGGCTTGTTGTTCCTGATAAGCGAAATAAAGCCCAAAAATAAGGATGGTATTGCTGGGCGTGTTCAGCCCTTTGAAGTAAAATTTCTGTTCATCATCAATGTTGAAGATAGCCAATCTTAAGCACGAGAATAGCGTAATCAATAGCCCTAAATAAGCCCCATAATCTGGCGTAATGCCGCTGTTTTTTAGCATCGTGAACATCGTGAGCCCAGGGAGAAGTCCAAAGCTGACCATATCCGCTAAGGAGTCCAGCTGCACACCAAGGTTAGAGTTGGCTTTTAGCGCACGGGCAACAAAACCATCAAAAAAGTCTAAAACCAAAGAAATCACAATGCAATAAGCTGTGGTGAGATAATCACCAGCCAAAAGATGAATAGCGCCAATGCAACCCGAAAAAAGGTTGCCCAAAGTAAAAGCGTTGGCAAGGTTGTTTTTGATAAAATTCATAGTGGCAAAGATAAGGCGTAAAAATGAAACCCCCGAGTGCACACGCCATATTTTTATCCCTAAGCGTATAGAAAATGATTATCTTTGTCCCGTTTTTATTGATGAAGATTTATTATGAAAAGGCTTAGGCTTAATGAAATTGCGGTATTGGCGTACCGTCTTTTTTTAGCGTTTTTATTTTACCAAGGCGCACGGTTTTTGTTTTGGTGGTTTAACCGAGATTTATTTCCGCTAACGGGTGGGCAGTATATGAAGTTAGCCTACTACGGAACGGCGTTTGATACCACCGCGATTTTATATGTCAATTCGTTGTTTATTTTGCTGAGTTTGGCACCTTTGGTGGTCAATACGAAAGCGGGCTATCAGAAAATGCTATTTTGGCTCTATTTTCTGACCAATACGGTGGCTTATGCTATGAATTTCGGCGATTTTATCTATTATCGTTTTAGCCAATCCCGATTGACCTCCGCTGTACTCAGTGTGGCAGAGCACGAAACCAACCTCGCAAAAGTTTTTTGGGTTTCTATCCTCCAAAATCCGCTGGTGTCAGTGAGTTTTTTCGTGCTGATGGCGGCTTGGATAGTGCTCTATCAACGCATTAAGGTAAAACCCAACCTACCGCAGAATATGGGCATTTACATCGGTTATTCTTTGGTGTTGCTGAGCATCACGGCGGTTTTGGTGGTGGGTGGCATCAGAGGCGATTTTAAACACAGCACCAGACCCATCAATTTGGTAGATGCCAATAGGCACACGGACAACCCACAGCAAGCGAATGTGGTGCTGAATAGTGTATTTTCATTTTTTAGAACCATTGGTACCAATGCGTTTAAGGAAGTTCATTTCGTAGATGATGCTTATATTAAGGAAAACATCAAGTCTTATAAACAGTACCATAGTCCAGTGCCAGAGCCTCGCCCTAACTTGGTGATTTTCATTGTGGAGAGTTTGGGTAGAGAATATTCTGGAGCATTTAATGAAGGTACTAAGATTAAAAATTATGAATCCTACACGCCATTTTTAGACAGTTTAGCGCAAGAGAGCTTGATTTTTACCAACGCCTTTGCCAATGGGCGACAGTCTATCCACGGGATGAGTAGTATTTTAGCTGGAATTCCCAGCCTTACCGATGCTTTTACCAGCTCGCCTTACGCCAATCAGAAGATACAATCCATTGTTTCCGTGTGCAATGATTTGGGTTATGATACCTCGTTTTATCACGGCGCGCCTAATGGTTCTATGGGTTTTCAAGGTTTTGGAAATATTTTAGGATTTCAGCATTATTATGGCAAAAACGAATACGCTAACGACCAAGATTTTGATGGTATTTGGGCAATTTGGGATGAGCCATTCTTGCAGTATTTTGCGAAAAATGTAGGAAAAGCGCGGCAACCCTTTATGGCAACGGTGTTTACGGCATCTTCGCATCATCCATTTAAAATTCCAGCGCAATACCAAGGTCGGTTTAAAAAAGGTTTTATAGAAATGCACGAGCCTATCCAGTACACGGATTATGCGTTGAAAAAATACTTTGAAACCGCTAAAAAACAGCCGTGGTACAAGAATACTATTTTTGTGATTACGGGCGACCATACCAACCAGGTTTATTATAAGGAATACGAAAAAGCGATGAATAAATTCGCGCTGCCGCTTTTGTTTTTCTCGCCGAACCCTAAATTCCAATTGAAAGGAAAACGCGAAGATGCGGTACAACAGATAGATATCTATCCAACTTTGGCGGATTTAATTGGCTATCACCAACCCATAAGGAGTTGGGGCAGGAGCTTGGTTGCTACGCCAGATGCGCCTTCCATTATCGTTAATTCTGATGGCATCCAAGAGCAAATGATGATCGGAAATTACATTTACAGATTTGATGGCAAAGAGGTGACAGGCGTTTATCGTAAAACCGATTTGGGCTTAGAGCATAATCTGATTGCAACGCTGCATTCTCCAGAAGTGGAACAAGGCAAAACCCTTTGCAAAGCGTGGTATCAAGACTATATGGACAGGGTTATTCATAAAAAACTGCATTAAAATAAAGGTTGAAAAAGACAGTTTTTAGATTGAAAAAATGAAAACTTGGAAGCAATGTCAAAGTGAGAATTTAACCTCAATTGTAAAAAATAATGATAGAAATATTGGTGTATATGGATTATTTTAATATCTTTACTTCCAGAATTTAAAAAAGATTTAAAAATGAAAAAAATAGCATTCGCCACATTGGCATTATTATTCAGTGTGATGTCTTACGCCCAAATAGAGGGCAAATGGAAAACCATAGATGATGAAACAGGAAAAGCTAAATCTATCGTGGAGATTTTCAAAAAAAACGATGGTAAATATTATGGCAAGGTGGTTCAGTTGCTCATTACGCCTGCAGACCCCAATTGTTCCAGCTGTAAAGATGACAGAAAAGGTCAGCCTATTTTAGGTATGGAAGTGATTAGAGGTTTGAAAAAAGACGGCAACGATTTTGACGGTGGCACCATTACCGACCCAAAAACAGGCAAGGTTTACAAATGTTCTGTTAAGCGAGAAGGCAATCAGTTGAATGTGCGCGGATATGTTGGTATCTCGTTATTGGGAAGAACGCAGACTTGGCATAAGGTCAATTAAAATGAAAAAATAATTAAAATGATCAAGCAATTTCTCTTCGGAGGGATTGCTTTTTTGCGTAAAGAAGGACTGGGCGTGTAAAATTTTTTTACTCAAATAAAAATAACTAAATTTGCACCATACAATACTTAAAATAATGAAAGAATATACATTTCGTGAAGTAATTGCTCAGGCGATGAGCGAAGAAATGCGTAAAGATGAATCCATCTTCCTTATCGGTGAGGAAGTTGCAGAATACAACGGAGCCTACAAAGCTTCAAAAGGGATGCTGGACGAGTTTGGACCCAAAAGAGTGATTGATGCTCCTATTGCAGAAGGCGGATTTGCAGGGATTTCCGTAGGTGCCGCAATGAACGGTAACCGCCCTATTGTAGAATTTATGACTTTCAATTTCTCCTTAGTGGCGATAGATCAAATTGTAAACAATGCCGCCAAAATGCTCCAAATGAGTGGCGGACAGTGGAATATTCCAATAGTGTTCCGTGGGCCTACAGGTTCTGCAGGACAGTTGGGTGCAACACACTCGCAGGCGTTTGAAAGTTGGTACGCCAACTGCCCAGGGCTAAAGGTGGTGGTACCTTCTAACCCGCATGATGCCAAAGGACTACTGAAAACTGCCATCCAAGATAACGACCCCGTGATTTTTATGGAGTCTGAGCAAATGTATGGCGATAAAATGGAAATTCCAGAAGAGGAATATTACATCCCAATTGGGAAGGCAGATATTAAACGAGAAGGGACAGATGTGACCTTAGTATCTTTCGGTAAAATTATGAAATTAGCGCTACAAGCCGCCGAAGATTTAGCAAAAGAAGGCATTTCTGTTGAGGTGATAGACCTAAGAACCGTGCGCCCATTGGATTATGACACTGTGCTTGCCTCAGTGAAGAAAACCAACAGATTGGTAATTTTAGAAGAAGCTTGGCCGTTCGCTTCTGTATCATCAGAAATTACCTATATGGTACAACAAAAAGCGTTTGATTATTTAGATGCCCCAATTAAGAGAATAACCACGCCAGATGCGCCAGCACCATATTCTTCGGCGTTGTTTGCAGAGTGGTTCCCTAAATTAGAGAAAGTAAAAGAGGAAATCAAAAAAGCAATGTACATTAAGTAAAAATCGTTTTTTTTTGAGATATTTAAAATCGGTAGGCTGTATGAGTCATACCGATTTTTTTATTGGTGGAAATAAAGGTATTTTTAGTATTTTCATCAAGTCTATTGAACGATTTTGTTTCAATAGAAAACAAAAAAGCTTTCCAAAATTAGGAAAGCTTTTTTATGGTATGATGACATTTTTACCATCAAATATGATATTTTTTTGATAAAAACGCGTGATTACGTTTTTTTATTGAGGTAAGCATCCCAACCTTGGGCGGTGAGGGGCGTTAGTTGCTCACTACCACGAAGTACCAAATGATTGCCTTGGTCTAATTCTGTAGCGTGCCCAATCACGGTAAAATCAGGGTGGTTGCGGATATTTTGATAATCCTCTGGGCGGATGGTAAAGAGGAGTTCATAATCCTCACCGCCGTTTAGGGCTGCCATAGCAGGGTTGAGGTTAAACTCATCTGCGGTGGTAATGGTCAGCGTATCCATCGGGATTTTGTCTTCATATAATCTAAAACCGACTTTACTTTGGTCAGAAAGGTGCAGAATTTCGGAGGCTAAACCATCGGAAATGTCAATCATAGCGGTAGGTTGCACGCCTAAATCTTCCAAAGTTTTTTTGATGTCGGTGCGGGCTTCAGGCTTTAGTTGGCGTTCCAGAATATAAT from Riemerella columbina includes the following:
- a CDS encoding DUF6427 family protein gives rise to the protein MFRLLSKEIKIFSIPIYIGLLFFMVISFNALDFNILDGFSGLFSFAGIALGYFLFNKIGLNYHTHLPFFIYTFLVFAFYTGDLDIGIAINLFTNAFILLILTTREELFKRNYYLIIGSLLAAGYLVLPTTWAMLIFVITHLIATSDRIGLNLFRLFFGAALVVFSYLGGMYLIDFTSFNADYLPFIPTHFQRQFYPLYFLSPIALLLIYAVMNHFMHFHEKSPRSRFRYTFILLYTITQGIICILYMGKNYEYLLFLALPISIILSRGLRFMPKYAMQEISLWLIIISLILFKIDTFLSIQQIINL
- a CDS encoding fumarylacetoacetate hydrolase family protein, with translation MKIICIGRNYTEHAQELGNEVPEQPVIFMKPDTALLKGQDFYIPEFSQDIHYELEVVLKISKGGKYILKENAHKHFEDIALGIDFTARDLQSQLKAKGLPWELAKGFDGSAVVSPFFNKAAFDLSQLRFQLHKNKTLVQEGSTQQMLFSPEDIIAFASQYFTLRVGDLIFTGTPKGVGQVVENDVLEGYLEGQKVLDIRIL
- a CDS encoding LTA synthase family protein, which gives rise to MKRLRLNEIAVLAYRLFLAFLFYQGARFLFWWFNRDLFPLTGGQYMKLAYYGTAFDTTAILYVNSLFILLSLAPLVVNTKAGYQKMLFWLYFLTNTVAYAMNFGDFIYYRFSQSRLTSAVLSVAEHETNLAKVFWVSILQNPLVSVSFFVLMAAWIVLYQRIKVKPNLPQNMGIYIGYSLVLLSITAVLVVGGIRGDFKHSTRPINLVDANRHTDNPQQANVVLNSVFSFFRTIGTNAFKEVHFVDDAYIKENIKSYKQYHSPVPEPRPNLVIFIVESLGREYSGAFNEGTKIKNYESYTPFLDSLAQESLIFTNAFANGRQSIHGMSSILAGIPSLTDAFTSSPYANQKIQSIVSVCNDLGYDTSFYHGAPNGSMGFQGFGNILGFQHYYGKNEYANDQDFDGIWAIWDEPFLQYFAKNVGKARQPFMATVFTASSHHPFKIPAQYQGRFKKGFIEMHEPIQYTDYALKKYFETAKKQPWYKNTIFVITGDHTNQVYYKEYEKAMNKFALPLLFFSPNPKFQLKGKREDAVQQIDIYPTLADLIGYHQPIRSWGRSLVATPDAPSIIVNSDGIQEQMMIGNYIYRFDGKEVTGVYRKTDLGLEHNLIATLHSPEVEQGKTLCKAWYQDYMDRVIHKKLH
- a CDS encoding universal stress protein; the protein is MTTIILPIDFGETTDFLVDASVKFAKETNGSIHLIHVAPSDLGFAIGDMGFQYFPEVEKNEIKQELLQLNEIEQRIISQGVNCSHLLKQGIAKDIILDFAQEKNADYIVMGSHGRSGIYDVFVGSLTKELTKSSPIPVLVIPCHK
- a CDS encoding DUF6341 family protein; translation: MTSFWLFLSGLFKWSFGLYDATGYVLNWILFLVGCAFFIYWCYVLVAVLGNNKDKEYYSPTEGKFPYYEPELYKKED
- a CDS encoding pyruvate dehydrogenase complex E1 component subunit beta; this encodes MKEYTFREVIAQAMSEEMRKDESIFLIGEEVAEYNGAYKASKGMLDEFGPKRVIDAPIAEGGFAGISVGAAMNGNRPIVEFMTFNFSLVAIDQIVNNAAKMLQMSGGQWNIPIVFRGPTGSAGQLGATHSQAFESWYANCPGLKVVVPSNPHDAKGLLKTAIQDNDPVIFMESEQMYGDKMEIPEEEYYIPIGKADIKREGTDVTLVSFGKIMKLALQAAEDLAKEGISVEVIDLRTVRPLDYDTVLASVKKTNRLVILEEAWPFASVSSEITYMVQQKAFDYLDAPIKRITTPDAPAPYSSALFAEWFPKLEKVKEEIKKAMYIK
- a CDS encoding 3'-5' exonuclease, which codes for MNLQLHKPLCIFDLETTGTNISKDRIVEICILKIHPDASRESKTWLVNPERHIPAEAAAIHGITDEMVKNAPTFKAIAPKIMEMLHGADLGGFNSNRFDVPLLAEELLRAGVDFDLNKIKLVDAQVIFHKMEPRNLSAAYQFYCHKTLENAHSAEADTLATFEILDAQVGKYPNLPKDINGLSEFSYHQKFVDLAGFIGLNHHQQEVFTFGKYKGQLVADILEKDPGYFGWVQNADFPLYTKKVLTNLQLKRKF
- a CDS encoding CDP-alcohol phosphatidyltransferase family protein, whose amino-acid sequence is MNFIKNNLANAFTLGNLFSGCIGAIHLLAGDYLTTAYCIVISLVLDFFDGFVARALKANSNLGVQLDSLADMVSFGLLPGLTMFTMLKNSGITPDYGAYLGLLITLFSCLRLAIFNIDDEQKFYFKGLNTPSNTILIFGLYFAYQEQQAFATIVENPWVLLLITIVSSWLLVSPIKMMAMKFKSKKLKDNIPALVLVLGSLLILVGLGIIGIPLVILYYILISVIVLPQTKTPQ
- a CDS encoding DUF2147 domain-containing protein, producing MKKIAFATLALLFSVMSYAQIEGKWKTIDDETGKAKSIVEIFKKNDGKYYGKVVQLLITPADPNCSSCKDDRKGQPILGMEVIRGLKKDGNDFDGGTITDPKTGKVYKCSVKREGNQLNVRGYVGISLLGRTQTWHKVN